Part of the Nostoc sp. ATCC 53789 genome, AGAAGATGTGCAATCTGTGCGAATAGCTGTCAAAGAAGGTCTTAATCCCCTTCGCGCCCTCTATCTACGCATTAAGGGGCGGCGAGATATTCCCTTAACACGAGTTGGACAACCCTTATCTTTAACAGAGTTAGAAACAGAAGGTGCGAAGTTAGCCCGCTTTTTGGGAGTATCGTTAGAAGGACTTTAAGAGATTAGGGTAGAGGGTAAAGGTTACAGGGTACAGATTATTCCCTATCACCTGTTAGCTGTCACCTCTCCTCTAATCCCAATTCCCCTGAAAAGGATAAGATACTGTGGTTAAATCAGTAACTTGCAATGCGGTTAAAAATTTCACAATTTTTGCTTTCTTTTGTGCTTATCAGTGCTGTGATGCTTGGAGGATGTTCAACACAGCAGGTAGCTTCTAATACCTCTTCTCCAACCTCGACAGCTACCTCGACTACCCAGACGACTACTGAAGCAACATCTGTATCTCAAACTAGTAGTGAGAGTATTCCTGGAATCGCAGGTTTACCACGTCTTGAAGGTAAGGCGACTGTGGTAATGACGGTTAAAGGTTCGCCCATTACTATCGAAGTAGACGGCACTAATGCCCCCATTACAGCTGGTAACTTCGTAGATTTAGTTCAAAAGGGCGTTTACGATGGTTTAGCTTTCCATCGAGTTGTACGCGAACCCCAACCGTTTGTAGTTCAAGGGGGCGATCCCCAAAGCAAAGACCCGAAAGTTCCAGCAGATCAGCTGGGAACCGGTAGCTATATTGACCCAAAAACGGGAAATGCTCGCTATATACCTTTAGAAGTTAAACCGAAAGGTTCGGATACTCCGCTTTATAACAAACCATTTGATGCTACTGCTCAACCCGTCGTATTGCCCCATAAACAGGGTGCAGTAGCGATGGCGCGATCGCAAGCACCAGATTCGGCTTCTGCTCAGTTTTACTTTGCTTTGGCGGATCTAGCCTTCTTGGATGGTAACTACGCCGTGTTTGGCAATGTCACTCAAGGCTTGGATGTAGTGAACAAAATTCAGCAAGGCGATCGCATTGATTCTGCTAAAGTCACCCAAGGGGCTGAAAATCTGAAAATAACAGGGCAGTAGGAGGAAGAGAGCAGGGGGAGAATAACTACTAACTCCTAACTTTTAACTCCTAACTCCTAAATTTAGTGAAAGTTCTTGTCACTGGTATTGGCCTAGTTTCCGCCTTGGGTGGAAGTTTAGAGGATAGTTGGAAAAATCTGATAGCAGGTAAATCTGGAATTAGGTTACATCAGCCATTTCCAGAAATAAAACCACTTCCTCTAGGTTTGATTGCTCAACAACCATCTGAGTTGACAATGTTAACTCAAATGGTTGTTACTTCTGCTTTGCGAGATGCTGGGTTAGTTCCACCTTTAGCTGATTGTGCTGTCGTCATTGGATCGAGTCGCTCTTATCAAGCATCTTGGGAGATGTTGGCGCGGCAAATGTATAAAGATGCGGAAAATTCATCCGTTTCAGATTTTGGAAATTGGTTAGAGATATTACCTCATATCAATGCGATCGCAGCTGCAAGACAAATCGGTGCAACAGGTATGGTTTTGGCACCGATGGCAGCTTGTGCAACTGGAATTTGGTCTATCGCCCAAGCAGCTTTGCTTATCCAAACTGGGCAATGCCAACAGGCGATCGCAGGTGCAGTGGAAGCACCGATTACACCCCTAACTTTAGCTGGATTTCAGCAGATGGGTGCTTTGGCAAAAACTGGGGCTTATCCCTTTGATTTGCAGCGAGAAGGCTTAGTTTTGGGCGAAGGCGCAGCCGTGTTTGTCTTAGAGTCCGCAGAGTTGGCAAAACAGCGACAAGCAAGAGTGTATGGTGAAATTCTCGGTTTCGGCTTAACTAACGACGCATATCATAGTAATTCACCGGAACCAGAAGGGAAAAGTGCGATCGCAGCTATCAAACAATGTCTAGAACGTAGTTGTCTATCACCAAGCGATATTGATTACATTCATGCTCATGGCACAGCAACTCAGCTAAATGACCAGATGGAGAGTATGGTAATCCAGCGCTTGTTTCCCCAAGGCGTGGCAGTTAGTTCTACCAAGGGAAGCACGGGTCATACATTAGGAGCATCAGGAGCATTAGGCGTAGCTTTTTCTCTCATGGCATTAAAGCATCAAATATTACCGCCTTGTGTAGGATTGCAGCAGCCAGAATTTGATTTAGAAATCGTTACAGCAACACGTCTAAGTAAAGTTAGGCAGGTCTTATGTTTGAGTTTTGGCTTTGGTGGACAGAATGTAGCGATCGCGTTAGCTAAGTCCCCATAGTACTTTGTACCTACAGCACAATATAAAATAAAAAACTGTAACAAAAACTACAAAATTCCTATTTTTCTCAAAAAAAGGATAAGCTAGTTACAGAATGATATCCGGTTCGTAAAGATACCGTGATTAGGAGAAAATTTTATGATTTCAAAATCACTACTACCGCTAGAACCTGCTTCTCCAGCGCATATATGCCCATTTGACCAAGCCTGTAGTTACTTAGAAGCGGCAGCTAAAGAATTAAATTTAAATCAAGGTTTGCTGGAAATTCTCAGCCACCCGCGTAAGGTTGTCACAGTTTCCATTCCCGTGAAACTAGATGACGGGGAAATACAGGTTCTCGCTGGACACCGGGTACAGCACTGCGATGTCTTAGGTCCCTACAAAGGTGGAATTCGTTATCATCCGGCTGTGACATTGCGCGAAGTATCGGCTTTGGCAATGCTGATGACCTGGAAATGTGCATTGTTGGGTATTCCTTATGGTGGTGGTAAGGGTGGCATTGCCATAGATCCAAAACGCTACAGTGTTGGCGAATTAGAGCGAATCAGCCGCCGTTATATCAGCGAGTTAATTAAAGATATTGGGCCTTCTGTAGATATTCCTGCGCCAGATATGGGGACTTCAGCCCGTGAGATGGCTTGGATGATGGATACTTACTCTGTGAATGTCGGTAATGCTGTACCAGGGGTTGTGACTGGGAAACCGCTTTCCATTGGTGGTTCATTGGGACGCGAAATGGCAACCGGACGTGGCGTGATGATTACTGTGCGTGAGGCGCTGGCAGATCAAGGTAAATCCTTGGCAGGAGTGCGAGTAGCAATTCAGGGTTTTGGTAATGTAGGTGGTGCTGCTGCTGAATTACTATATGAAGCAGGCGCGAAAATTATCGCTGTTTCAACAGGTGCTGGGGGAATATTTTCCGAAGTTGGTCTTGATATTCCCGCGTTGAAAATCTACGCTGCTGAAAACCGCAAGAGTATTGTAGGTTTCCCGCAATCTATACCAATTAGCAATGCAGATTTATTAGCTTTACCCTGCGATGTCTTAATACCAGCAGCTTTAGAAAACCAGATTACAGAGGAAAATGTGAATCAGGTGCAAGCGCAAATTGTCGCAGAAGCAGCTAATGGGCCACTTACTCTTGAGGCTAGCTTGTCTCTAGAGGAACGGGGTGTGATAGTACTACCAGACATCTTAGCGAATGCCGGCGGTGTGGTAGTTAGCTATTTGGAGTGGGTACAGGGTCTTTCTTACGTATTTTGGGATGAGGAGCGAGTTAACCGCGAAATGGAGCATTTGATGGTGCAAGCCTACCGCAAGGTGATTCAGCAGTCTAATAAGCGGCAAATTTCTTTAAGATTAGCAGCTTACACTTTAGGGGTGGGTAGAGTTTCCCAGGCCCTAAGTGACAGAGGTCTTTATCCTTAATATTTAGGAAGATACAACATTTTGAATTGAATAGACCAGATGTGTAGGGGTGCAAGATTATATTGTGCCCCTACAATTACATGGCGATCGCTGCAATCTTCGATTCAAGATACACATTTAGGAGCATACAGCTAGCTTTACACTCCTAACTGTGTATCTGTTATTACTTACTACTCACCAGAAGGGGAAGCAGCATGAATTAAATCTGGCTTCTTCTCAGCAGGAGGAAGTTCAATAGCTTGAGTCGATGTGGGACGTTGATGGCGAGCGCGAGTTTGGATCTGCACAGGTTTACCCATCTCAATTGACTGATAAAGTGCTTGAATGATCGAAACATCAATCAACCCTTCTGTCCCAGATGGCTCAGGGTCTTTATCTTGGAGAATACAATCAGAGAAGTAGGTAAATTCAGCTGCTAGTTGGTCATGATCCTCAAAGGTACGCTCTTGAGTTTCACCATTAATTGTCAAATAATGCTTGATTTCTCCCTGCCAAGGATAGGCAGGTTCTACTCGTAAATCTCCTTTAGTACCTACAACCTGATAGGTTGAAACATTTGCCCCTCCAAAACTACAGGTAAATGTTGCCAATCGCTCGTTGGAAAAACGCAAAGTAACACTAGCCATTTCTTCCACTTCGCTGAAACGTTGTTCTCCGTTACTGGCAGCTACAGCAAATACTTCAATTGGTTCATCTTGAAATAGATAACGTACAGCATTAATGCAGTAAATGCCGATATCATAGAGCGTGCCACCACCAGTTACATTTCGTAAACGAATATTGCCTTCTTCTACTTGTTGACTAAAAACCGAGTTGAAAATACGTGGTTCACCAATTTGCTTCGAGCGGAGAATTTCGACTGCTCGTAAATTGGCTTCTTCTAAATGTAAGCGATAGGCAATCATCAGCTTGACATTATTATCATTGGCAGCTTTAATCATTGCCTCACACTCTTCTTCTGTCACTGCCATTGGCTTTTCACACAATACATGAATTGCCTGATTAGCAGCCCGCACAGTGTAGTCACAATGCAAGTGATTAGGTAATGCAATATAAACTGCATCAACCTCACCGCTTGTGAGACAGTCTTCATACTCCTCGTAAGAGTAAGTATGCTTAATGCCATACTTCTTGCTCAGTTTTTCGCTTTTAATGGGGTCATCTGAAACCAGTGCCACTAATTCTGAGTTTTTGGCGTGGATAAAGGAAGGTAAGGCGGCTTCTTGAGCAAACCAACCTAAACCAACAACAGCATAACGAATTTTGCGCTTACCATTTGTAGCAGTCATTTTTCTCCTCTCTGATAAAGGAATATTTTGCTTAATGCACCAATTACCTTTGAATTAGGACTAACTGTTTATACAAATACTGAGAAGAAATTAGGTTCCTATATTGCTAATGCAGCTTCTACATTTGACACCAACTTAGCTTTGGTTTCCTGAAACTTCTGTCCCAATTCAGTTAGCTCTTTATCACTCATACATTCGCGCACAGCATTAAAAATTTCGCTTTCTTCTTCTTCTGCATGATGCTCAAATGTTTCCTTCAATTCGCTCATTTTTTCTTTAAACTCAGGATCGGTAGGTTTAAGCGCCTTAATCTCTTCTAAAATAACTGCAACTTCTTCATGCTCTTCTTCAGCTTCTTCAACATATTGTTCAGTTTCTTCGTATTCTCGCAAAGCTGGGTAGAAAACTAATTCTTCAGCTCTTGCATGTAATATCAACGCTACATAGATTTGATTGAATTGTTCAACTAATTTTGCACCCTTAGCTTTTTCTACTTCTTCAAAAAGCTTCTCAACTTGACGATGCTCTGCTTCAATTAATGCCAAAATGTCTGTTGCTTTTCCTTTATTGGCTTTAGTCTTAGGCATTTTCTTTTCCCTTCGTAATTATCAATTTTTAGGGCTGAGAATTTGGAGGTTGATGAATGGGATCTTGTATATTCTCAATAAATTGATAAATTAAAACCTCATTCTTTCAGTAAGCTTTAGTTTAGACTTAAGGAATATTTCCGCTATTGCACCGTAACTGGAATTCATAACCTCAGCATGATGGATACTGAGTATGTAGCGTTAGCAGCCCAAGAATACGGCTCAATCGTCAACCATACGACCTGTGAACGTCCCAAAGGTGGCTATGGCAGTAAGATGATGAGTGCGATGCGGGTGAATGGGAAATGTCAGCTTTGCCTAATGGACAAGTGCAAGTCACACTGAGTTGGCGTTTACCCTCAGTCGATCTGGCTAAATTAAAAAAATAGTAGGAGTTCGGCTAGTCTATGGTAAAACCAATAATCCAATCAGCAACTCAAACCTTATACGACGAAGATTATTATCTGTGGCTGAGGACAACTATAAATCAACTTCGCACTGGACAGTTTTCTTCTGTTGATTTGGAGAATTTGTTAGAAGAGTTAGAAAGTATTGGTAGAAGGGAGAAGCGAACAATTGAAAGCTTATTAATTAAGCTTCTTCAACATCTACTAAAACTCAAGTGTTGGGATGAAGAACGAGAACGTAATCAAGGACATTGGAAAGGAGAAATCAGGACTTTTCGTAGAGAAATTAAAAAAGCTCTGAAAGATAGTCCTAGTATGAAACCTTACATTTTAGAAATATTTGATGAATGTTATCAAGATGCAAGAACAGAAGCAAGCGATGCCTACGGCGGTAAACTACGCTCTCAACTTACCATTGACATATTTCCTGCTGTACCCATTGGCTCTTTAGAACAAATCTTAGATGAAAACTGGTTTCCTGAATATAACCACAATCATTACGGTAAACCCGATTAAAATGAATACGCAACTTGGGTTTCCATAGGAGTATGCAGCCGTGCAGCCGGACTTAATAGGCTTGGAAATTAGTAAGGGGGAACTAAGACGTTTGACTGGATTCGATCCAGAAGACGTTTTTCGACCTTCTGTTCTGCGAGATGGCAAAAAGCGATTAGGGTTTTTTATCAATGAAATGTTGGTGACGCTGGCGCTAACGCCCATAATTGTGGGTTTTGTTTATGCGTTTATTATTCTGCCAACTATTGGTTCTTCGATTCGACTAGGAATTCTTTTACTAATTTTAGTGCCAATGCCGATATTAGTGGGGCGATGGCTATGGCGACAATTGACCTGTCCTGAAGGACTGACAATACTTTTAGACGAAGTTGATAAATATCATGACCTGGTTGTTGCCATCGATATTAATGACCAATTGGCAGCATCAGGAAACGTAGAAAGCAGCATCCATGACCGAGATAAAGTCACCGCCGCCTTACAACTAATTAGAGAAGATTTAGTCCGCGCTCTGAAAACGGAACGAATTTTGCGAGATAATAAAAAATTGCTTGCTAATAACCAAGAGTTATTTGTGAATAATTTAGCCAGTCTGCAAGCTTTACAAGTTAGTAGTCAAGCAGGCGAATATGCTCAACTGCTAAATCAATCATTGCAAATTGCGATCGATGTGCAAGCAGAAATCAGAAAATTGCACAAAGGCTAAGTGGATGTTTGTCAACCTTGGGCGACTAGAAGTCGCGGCTACACAGACAAAACCTGCCTCCGCAGGTTATACAACCATTGATTTTGCATTAGTCTACGGAGGTGGACTTTGCTTGTGTAGTAGCGACTTCTAGTCGCCCAATACTTTCCCACAAAACAATCGCCCCGTTGACCTAAATGAGCAACAAACCAAAAATAATTGTCCTAGATGATGACCCTACAGGTTCTCAAACAGTCCACAGCTGCTTGCTGCTAATGCACTGGGATGTGGACACTTTACGCAGTGGGTTACAGGACAATTCGCCGATTTTCTTTATACTGACTAACACTAGATCGCTAACGCCAGAGTCAGCTACATCTGTCACCAAAGAAGTTTGCCAAAATCTGAAAATTGCTTTAAGTGCTGAGGGAATTGACGATTTTTTGATTGTCAGCCGTTCTGATTCTACTTTGCGCGGGCATTATCCTATCGAAACTGATGCGATCGCACAAGAACTCGGCCCTTTTGATGCTCATTTTCTTGTTCCAGCCTTTTTTGAAGGTGGACGCATCACCCGCGACAGCGTGCATTACTTGATGATTGGCGGTGTCCCCACTCCAGTCCATGAAACCGAATTTGCCCGTGATTCAGTCTTCAGCTACCATCACAGTTACTTACCCAAGTATGTTGAAGAAAAGACTCAAGGACGAATTAGTGCTGAAGCTGTACAAAGGTTTCTCCTCGCTGATATTCGCGCTGGTAGTTTAGAACGCTTGTTACAACTGAGTGGTAATCAATGCGCTGTCGTCGATGGTGAAACTCAAGATGATCTCAACCGCTTTGCAGTAGATATATTAGCAACAGCAAGTCAAGGGAAACGCTTTCTGTTTCGTAGTGGCGCAAGTATTTTAACGGCTTTAGCCGCTTTACCACCCCAACCCATTGCAGCCGAAAACATGGCGCAATACGTGCGCCAAGGCAAACCAGGTGCTGTAATTGTTGGTTCCCATGTGAAAAAGACCACTCAGCAGTTAGAGGCGCTATTGCAAATAGAGGGAACAGTGGGAATTGAAGTAAATGTCGCGCGATTACTTGATGATGCAAATCAATCTGCGGTTCTGCTAACTGAAATCAAAGAAAGTACACAGGCGGCACACGAAGCGGGTAAAACACCAGTAGTTTATACTAGCCGTCAGGAACTGAGCTTTAAAGATGTCAACACCCGATTGGAGTTTGGGACAAAAGTTTCAAGTTTATTGATGGATATTGTGCGGGGTTTACCATCCGATATAGGATTCTTAATCAGCAAGGGTGGCATTACCTCAAACGATGTCTTGAGTACTGGACTAACCTTAACTTCAGCCCGCTTACTCGGTCAAATTTTAGCTGGTTGTTCAATGGTGTTAACCCCATCCGATCATCCCCAGTTTCCTAATTTGCCTGTGGTGCTGTTTCCAGGTAACGTTGGTGATGCTGATGCCTTGGGGACAGTTTATCAGAGGTTGACTAAACAATCTTGAGTGTTGCGTGAAGATGATGATAATTCCAAACTACTCCCTTTCTGCTAGAAGATAATTTTTTACGTAGATGCGGCTAAGGGAGTACCCACAGGGTATCGCAATGAACGCAAAGTGAAGATAAAAATAATCTTATGGCGGAAAGGGAGTAATCTATGCTCCGAACTTTCTGGTCTGATCATGTTGTTAGATTTTCCAACTGATCTAATATTGGTAATGATTCGGAGTGTCCCTTGTCTTTTGGCTAGTACTGCATGACTTCTGATTCTGCAATTCCCAATCTAAAGTCAAATTCTGCACTTCCTAATGCAGAATTAAACTCTATCCTTTCGGAGGTAGAGGTAAATCCTACTGTTTCTGATGTAGAGTCAGATCCTATCCCCCCTGATGCGGAGTTAAGATCCGTCCTCCTTTATTTAAAATCAAATACTATCCTTGGGGATCTAGAGTCTAATCCTGCTAACCCAGACTTAGAGTCTAATCCTGTTAACTCAGATTTAGAGCCAAATCCTGCTAACCCAGATGTAGAGTCTAAGACTGATGTTGCATCAGATTTTATCTTGACTGATTCAAATCCCAATGAGTCAGCAATATCAGGGTATCGCGTAAATGATAATACTCAAGTCCAGTTAAGAAGTAAGGAGGGACGACTGTTATTAATTTTGCCCCCGGAATCTCAAGTATCTGCCTCAGAACTCAGCTGGTCTGATATTTGGCAACAAATCAGGCAACGTTTGAATGCAGGCGATCGCTTCCGAATAGCAAATACACCTGTACATCTAATGGCACAAGACCGCTTAGTAGATGCCAGGCAACTCCAAGAACTCGCCGAGGCTTTAACTGAAGTCCAACTGCGGCTAATTTCTGTCTCAACGAGTCGCCGACAAACTGCGATCGCAGCCGTCACATCTGGGTATTCTGTAGAACAATTGCAGCCAGTAACTTCCCTGAATACAGGGTCAGAAGCTACAGCTACACCCCAGGCAGATGCCCTTTATTTAGAAACAACAGTCCGCTCTGGAGTAGAAATTCGTCATCCTGGTACAGTAATTATCTTGGGAGATGTAAACCCAGGTGGTATTGTAATTGCAGATGGAGATATTATCATCTGGGGTCGTCTACGTGGAATTGCTCATGCTGGGGCCGGAGGCAATCGTGAGTGTCTGATAATGGCTTTGCAAATGGAACCTACCCAATTGCGGATCGCAGATGCTGTAGCTAGGGCACCAGAAAAATTACCGACGCAATTTTCTCCAGAAGTGGCACATATTATGCCCCAAGGGATTCGCATCGCTAGGGCTAGTGATTTTTCTAGAAACCAATTTACTAAAAGCAATCAGTAGCCCTGAATATTTACTGAAAAGATGAAGAATATGAAGGATGAAATATAGCGGTTTTCATGTAGATGGAATACACTACTCTAATGCCTTTCCCCTAGCAAAGTGTATTTAACACGACTGAGCAAAGACGCGGATCGGCTTGTCATAAGACATCGCAATAAAAAAATATTCATCCTCGCCCTAATCAGGGAGACCAGATATTTCTTCATACTTGATACGATACTTCATACTTTATACTGCAATTTACGGTTTTATATTTCCTGAACCCTCATTGACCGCATTTCTATCATGACTCGCATTATAGTGATTACCTCCGGTAAAGGAGGAGTGGGTAAAACCACAGTTTCAGCAAATCTGGGCATGGCTTTAGCCAAAATGGGTCGTCAAGTTGCCTTGGTTGATGCGGATTTTGGTCTGAGAAATTTGGATTTGCTGCTAGGGCTGGAGAACCGCATCGTCTATACTGCGGTGGAAGTCTTGGCCAGAGAGTGTCGCTTAGAACAAGCCTTGGTGAAAGATAAACGCCAACCCAATCTTGTACTCCTACCGGCAGCCCAAAATCGCTCCAAAGATGCAGTCACACCGGAACAGATGAAGTTACTGGTCAATGCCCTAGCGCAAAAGTATCAGTACGTGATCATTGATAGCCCCGCCGGCATCGAAAATGGGTTTAAAAATGCGATCGGCCCGGCCAAAGAAGCGCTAGTTGTCAGCACGCCAGAAATTTCCTCAGTTCGTGATGCCGACCGGGTAGTGGGGTTACTTGAAGCACAAGGTATCAAGCGTGTTCATTTAATAATTAACCGCATCAGACCCGCAATGGTGCAGGCAAATGATATGATGTCAGTGCAAGATGTTCAGGAACTTCTCGCCATTCCCCTGATCGGGGTAATCCCTGACGACGAGCGTGTTATTGTATCTACCAATCGCGGCGAACCCTTAGTGTTAGCGGAAAATCCTTCTTTAGCCGCCACAGCCTTTGAGAACATTGCTCGTAGATTAGAAGGAGAAAGTGTCGAATTTCTGGAGATCGACTCATCCCAAGACAGCATCTTCGCCCGTCTACGAAGGTTGTTGTGGACAAAGATTGTTTAACTTACTTTTCTAGTCTCCGCGCCAGACCTATTCGTAATGATTGAACTTCTAGAAAAACTTTTTTCTCGCGGCCCTGATAGCAGTCGAACTCAAGTTAAACGTCGGCTGCAATTGGTGATTGCTCACGATCGCGCTGATT contains:
- a CDS encoding peptidylprolyl isomerase, translating into MRLKISQFLLSFVLISAVMLGGCSTQQVASNTSSPTSTATSTTQTTTEATSVSQTSSESIPGIAGLPRLEGKATVVMTVKGSPITIEVDGTNAPITAGNFVDLVQKGVYDGLAFHRVVREPQPFVVQGGDPQSKDPKVPADQLGTGSYIDPKTGNARYIPLEVKPKGSDTPLYNKPFDATAQPVVLPHKQGAVAMARSQAPDSASAQFYFALADLAFLDGNYAVFGNVTQGLDVVNKIQQGDRIDSAKVTQGAENLKITGQ
- a CDS encoding Glu/Leu/Phe/Val dehydrogenase, with translation MISKSLLPLEPASPAHICPFDQACSYLEAAAKELNLNQGLLEILSHPRKVVTVSIPVKLDDGEIQVLAGHRVQHCDVLGPYKGGIRYHPAVTLREVSALAMLMTWKCALLGIPYGGGKGGIAIDPKRYSVGELERISRRYISELIKDIGPSVDIPAPDMGTSAREMAWMMDTYSVNVGNAVPGVVTGKPLSIGGSLGREMATGRGVMITVREALADQGKSLAGVRVAIQGFGNVGGAAAELLYEAGAKIIAVSTGAGGIFSEVGLDIPALKIYAAENRKSIVGFPQSIPISNADLLALPCDVLIPAALENQITEENVNQVQAQIVAEAANGPLTLEASLSLEERGVIVLPDILANAGGVVVSYLEWVQGLSYVFWDEERVNREMEHLMVQAYRKVIQQSNKRQISLRLAAYTLGVGRVSQALSDRGLYP
- a CDS encoding Gfo/Idh/MocA family oxidoreductase; translation: MTATNGKRKIRYAVVGLGWFAQEAALPSFIHAKNSELVALVSDDPIKSEKLSKKYGIKHTYSYEEYEDCLTSGEVDAVYIALPNHLHCDYTVRAANQAIHVLCEKPMAVTEEECEAMIKAANDNNVKLMIAYRLHLEEANLRAVEILRSKQIGEPRIFNSVFSQQVEEGNIRLRNVTGGGTLYDIGIYCINAVRYLFQDEPIEVFAVAASNGEQRFSEVEEMASVTLRFSNERLATFTCSFGGANVSTYQVVGTKGDLRVEPAYPWQGEIKHYLTINGETQERTFEDHDQLAAEFTYFSDCILQDKDPEPSGTEGLIDVSIIQALYQSIEMGKPVQIQTRARHQRPTSTQAIELPPAEKKPDLIHAASPSGE
- the minD gene encoding septum site-determining protein MinD produces the protein MTRIIVITSGKGGVGKTTVSANLGMALAKMGRQVALVDADFGLRNLDLLLGLENRIVYTAVEVLARECRLEQALVKDKRQPNLVLLPAAQNRSKDAVTPEQMKLLVNALAQKYQYVIIDSPAGIENGFKNAIGPAKEALVVSTPEISSVRDADRVVGLLEAQGIKRVHLIINRIRPAMVQANDMMSVQDVQELLAIPLIGVIPDDERVIVSTNRGEPLVLAENPSLAATAFENIARRLEGESVEFLEIDSSQDSIFARLRRLLWTKIV
- the minC gene encoding septum site-determining protein MinC; the protein is MTSDSAIPNLKSNSALPNAELNSILSEVEVNPTVSDVESDPIPPDAELRSVLLYLKSNTILGDLESNPANPDLESNPVNSDLEPNPANPDVESKTDVASDFILTDSNPNESAISGYRVNDNTQVQLRSKEGRLLLILPPESQVSASELSWSDIWQQIRQRLNAGDRFRIANTPVHLMAQDRLVDARQLQELAEALTEVQLRLISVSTSRRQTAIAAVTSGYSVEQLQPVTSLNTGSEATATPQADALYLETTVRSGVEIRHPGTVIILGDVNPGGIVIADGDIIIWGRLRGIAHAGAGGNRECLIMALQMEPTQLRIADAVARAPEKLPTQFSPEVAHIMPQGIRIARASDFSRNQFTKSNQ
- a CDS encoding beta-ketoacyl-ACP synthase, coding for MKVLVTGIGLVSALGGSLEDSWKNLIAGKSGIRLHQPFPEIKPLPLGLIAQQPSELTMLTQMVVTSALRDAGLVPPLADCAVVIGSSRSYQASWEMLARQMYKDAENSSVSDFGNWLEILPHINAIAAARQIGATGMVLAPMAACATGIWSIAQAALLIQTGQCQQAIAGAVEAPITPLTLAGFQQMGALAKTGAYPFDLQREGLVLGEGAAVFVLESAELAKQRQARVYGEILGFGLTNDAYHSNSPEPEGKSAIAAIKQCLERSCLSPSDIDYIHAHGTATQLNDQMESMVIQRLFPQGVAVSSTKGSTGHTLGASGALGVAFSLMALKHQILPPCVGLQQPEFDLEIVTATRLSKVRQVLCLSFGFGGQNVAIALAKSP
- a CDS encoding DUF29 domain-containing protein: MVKPIIQSATQTLYDEDYYLWLRTTINQLRTGQFSSVDLENLLEELESIGRREKRTIESLLIKLLQHLLKLKCWDEERERNQGHWKGEIRTFRREIKKALKDSPSMKPYILEIFDECYQDARTEASDAYGGKLRSQLTIDIFPAVPIGSLEQILDENWFPEYNHNHYGKPD
- a CDS encoding hemerythrin domain-containing protein, with protein sequence MPKTKANKGKATDILALIEAEHRQVEKLFEEVEKAKGAKLVEQFNQIYVALILHARAEELVFYPALREYEETEQYVEEAEEEHEEVAVILEEIKALKPTDPEFKEKMSELKETFEHHAEEEESEIFNAVRECMSDKELTELGQKFQETKAKLVSNVEAALAI
- a CDS encoding four-carbon acid sugar kinase family protein codes for the protein MSNKPKIIVLDDDPTGSQTVHSCLLLMHWDVDTLRSGLQDNSPIFFILTNTRSLTPESATSVTKEVCQNLKIALSAEGIDDFLIVSRSDSTLRGHYPIETDAIAQELGPFDAHFLVPAFFEGGRITRDSVHYLMIGGVPTPVHETEFARDSVFSYHHSYLPKYVEEKTQGRISAEAVQRFLLADIRAGSLERLLQLSGNQCAVVDGETQDDLNRFAVDILATASQGKRFLFRSGASILTALAALPPQPIAAENMAQYVRQGKPGAVIVGSHVKKTTQQLEALLQIEGTVGIEVNVARLLDDANQSAVLLTEIKESTQAAHEAGKTPVVYTSRQELSFKDVNTRLEFGTKVSSLLMDIVRGLPSDIGFLISKGGITSNDVLSTGLTLTSARLLGQILAGCSMVLTPSDHPQFPNLPVVLFPGNVGDADALGTVYQRLTKQS